A stretch of the Lolium perenne isolate Kyuss_39 chromosome 3, Kyuss_2.0, whole genome shotgun sequence genome encodes the following:
- the LOC127339657 gene encoding uncharacterized protein, with protein sequence MSNAASIRQPLDDEDVVGKILCRLPPQPSLVLHASLPSKVWHNLAVSSAFRCHLRAHHRHAPVLGVYEKHARTLRFIPAFDAPDRIPADRFLVKVCADHSYKVYNWAVLGCRHGRVLIINRTWRELLVFDPISTDLRVVSIPTDFMNKAYTTNGAVVCEDEGIGDSTKFQVVLVGVWGKGHEGDPSARVYSSETGVWGDLVTVPEGPKPCRVGRLPCTLANNGLYWWLTEPHGCIFHFDLGSQQLALINRPPVTGINIGCSRIIWAEDGGIGLAVLSHPTFRMYDRKLGSHGSATCVMRKVVEMDKILGSLASMQARQTYIAGYAEDAAAIVVSMHNEMKEDYLHIVQLDSMRYEEIGPDFLENPYHPYATFYTGGRPALQLPAPLDNDGGTVEAEDGDASIPELV encoded by the exons ATGAGCAATGCCGCCTCAATTCGACAGCCGCTCGATGATGAGGACGTCGTCGGCAAGATCCTTTGCCGCCTCCCACCACAGCCCTCCTTGGTCCTCCACGCCTCACTCCCCTCCAAGGTCTGGCACAACCTCGCCGTCTCCTCCGCCTTCCGCTGCCACCTccgtgcccaccaccgccacgccCCCGTCCTCGGCGTCTATGAGAAACACGCCAGGACGCTCCGGTTCATCCCCGCGTTCGATGCTCCAGATCGTATTCCTGCCGACAGGTTCTTGGTGAAGGTCTGTGCCGACCATAGTTACAAAGTGTACAATTGGGCTGTGCTTGGGTGccgccacggccgcgtcctcatCATCAATCGGACCTGGCGTGAGCTCCTCGTGTTCGACCCAATCTCCACTGATCTCCGCGTCGTGTCCATCCCGACGGACTTCATGAACAAAGCCTACACCACCAACGGAGCCGTTGTCTGCGAGGACGAAGGTATAGGAGATTCGACCAAATTCCAGGTGGTGCTGGTGGGCGTCTGGGGCAAAGGCCATGAGGGAGATCCCTCTGCCCGCGTCTACTCCTCTGAGACCGGCGTGTGGGGCGACCTCGTGACGGTGCCGGAAGGCCCAAAACCATGCCGCGTTGGCCGTCTCCCATGCACCCTCGCCAACAATGGGCTCTACTGGTGGCTAACTGAGCCTCACGGCTGCATATTCCACTTTGATTTGGGTAGCCAGCAGCTAGCACTGATCAACAGGCCTCCGGTCACCGGCATCAACATCGGCTGCAGCCGGATCATCTGGGCAGAGGACGGTGGCATCGGCCTCGCTGTTCTGTCCCACCCGACTTTCCGGATGTATGACCGCAAGTTGGGTTCTCATGGTTCTGCCACTTGTGTGATGCGGAAGGTCGTCGAGATGGACAAGATCCTTGGCTCCCTGGCTTCAATGCAGGCGAGGCAGACGTACATTGCCGGGTACGCCGAGGATGCCGCTGCCATTGTTGTCTCCATGCATAATGAAATGAAAGAAGACTATTTGCACATAGTTCAACTCGACTCAATGCGGTACGAGGAGATTGGTCCAGACTTCTTGGAGAACCCCTATCATCCGTACGCAACTTTCTATACCGGCG GCCGGCCAGCGCTCCAACTTCCTGCTCCTTTGGACAATGATGGGGGCACTGTTGAAGCGGAAGATGGTGATGCCTCTATACCAGAGCTTGTTTGA
- the LOC127339658 gene encoding uncharacterized protein, whose protein sequence is MSNAASIRQPLDDEDIVGEILCRLPPQPSSVLRASLASKLWRDLAVSSAFRCRLRAHHRHAPVLGVYEKHARMLRFIPAFDAPDRIPTDRFSLKVCADHSYKVDNWVVLGATTARVLFINRTRRELLVFHPISTDLRVVAISADFLNKAYTTNGAVVYEGECIGDSTKFQLVLVGIWGKGHEGDLFAHVYSSETGVRGDLVSVLEGPKPCRVGHLPCTLASNGIYWWLTEPHKCILQFDLGSQQLAVINRPPVTSINIGCSRIIRAEDDDIGLTVLS, encoded by the coding sequence ATGAGCAACGCCGCCTCAATTCggcagccgcttgatgacgaggaCATTGTCGGCGAGATCCTTTGCCGCCTCCCACCACAGCCCTCCTCGGTCCTCCGCGCCTCGCTCGCCTCCAAGCTCTGGCGCGACCTCGCCGTCTCCTCCGCCTTCCGCTGCCGCCTCCGCGCCCACCACCGCCACGCCCCCGTCCTCGGCGTCTATGAGAAGCACGCCAGGATGCTCCGGTTCATCCCCGCATTCGACGCTCCAGATCGTATTCCCACCGACAGGTTCTCGTTGAAGGTCTGTGCCGACCACAGTTACAAAGTGGACAACTGGGTTGTGCTTGGTGCCACCACGGCCCGCGTCCTCTTCATCAATCGGACAAGGCGCGAGCTCCTCGTGTTCCACCCAATCTCCACTGATCTCCGCGTCGTGGCCATCTCGGCGGACTTCCTGAACAAAGCCTACACCACCAACGGAGCCGTGGTCTACGAGGGCGAATGTATAGGAGATTCGACCAAATTCCAGTTGGTGCTGGTGGGCATCTGGGGCAAAGGCCATGAGGGAGATCTCTTTGCCCACGTCTACTCCTCCGAGACTGGCGTGCGGGGCGACCTCGTGTCGGTGCTAGAAGGCCCAAAACCATGCCGCGTTGGCCATCTCCCATGCACCCTCGCCAGCAATGGGATCTACTGGTGGCTAACTGAGCCTCACAAGTGCATACTCCAATTTGATTTGGGTAGCCAGCAGCTAGCAGTGATCAACAGGCCTCCGGTCACCAGCATCAACATCGGCTGCAGCCGGATCATCCGGGCAGAGGACGACGACATCGGCCTCACTGTTCTGTCCTAG